The following are from one region of the Leucobacter sp. Psy1 genome:
- a CDS encoding GTP pyrophosphokinase family protein, translating into MTASDDSEYDTLSTEWVDATGEGAPAFDLSAIDLSKSEDRHELREVLTRFLMPYKFAIDEVTTRLNILQEEFVHTGEYNPIEHVSGRLKDPDSIMEKMQRRNVSGDLSAVRSEITDIAGVRVVCSFISDVYRVFELITSQDDVSVHTVKDYIARPKENGYRSLHVILELPVHLSSGPVKTLVELQIRTIAMDFWASLEHKIYYKYDREVPDKLLGGLRDAAEQAGQLDASMEWLHIAIRGGDRGVLVRRSTDALLASGRKFERIALESGNANES; encoded by the coding sequence CCTCTCGGCGATCGATCTCTCGAAGTCCGAGGACCGGCACGAACTGCGCGAGGTGCTCACCCGGTTCCTGATGCCCTACAAGTTCGCCATCGACGAGGTGACGACGCGGCTGAACATCCTCCAGGAGGAGTTCGTGCACACAGGGGAGTACAACCCGATCGAGCACGTCTCTGGCCGCCTGAAGGACCCCGACAGCATCATGGAGAAGATGCAGCGACGCAATGTGTCCGGCGACCTCAGCGCCGTGCGGAGCGAGATCACGGACATCGCAGGGGTCCGCGTCGTGTGCAGCTTCATCTCCGACGTCTACCGAGTGTTCGAGCTCATCACCAGCCAGGACGACGTGAGCGTCCACACCGTCAAGGACTACATCGCGCGGCCCAAGGAGAACGGCTACCGATCGCTCCACGTGATCCTCGAGTTGCCCGTCCACCTCTCCAGTGGCCCGGTCAAGACGCTGGTGGAGCTGCAGATCCGGACCATCGCCATGGACTTCTGGGCGAGCCTCGAGCACAAGATCTACTACAAGTACGACCGCGAGGTGCCCGACAAGCTCCTCGGCGGCCTGCGGGACGCCGCCGAGCAGGCGGGACAGCTCGACGCGAGCATGGAGTGGCTGCACATCGCGATCCGCGGCGGCGACCGCGGAGTGCTCGTCCGCCGTTCCACCGACGCGCTGCTCGCCAGCGGCCGCAAGTTCGAGCGCATCGCCCTCGAATCCGGGAACGCGAACGAGAGCTGA
- a CDS encoding DUF6264 family protein, which produces MSTNNPRPEDQASSTKGPANSGDSTSSEPSIGPESSAKTEGDSPHQPRDTRPRPQYGEYAPEGWSWTPPGEESGATGPAASGQVPGSGAQAPSGSRSGRVDGVPHNLGAGSAKPARGSRSGQASANDRAKGSKSSTPQGKPSGANPAPERATPEQAAAHTPRKYRDDAATPPQAPPAATQVAAPPQARSAQGARPARKGDRIVTIILLVIGAYGAFSISSGMFNLAPQLMLNASMLDVETMTLPDWTGTAGTVTGLFVLLVWALNLLFSIQRMRAGKLAFWVPLVAAVIALVPVFIVMSVVLFQTPEVIEQFSTMPTPAPTN; this is translated from the coding sequence GTGTCGACCAACAACCCGCGCCCGGAAGACCAGGCCTCGAGCACGAAGGGCCCCGCAAACTCAGGGGACTCCACGAGTTCGGAGCCCTCTATCGGCCCGGAATCCTCCGCCAAGACCGAGGGCGATTCCCCGCACCAGCCCCGCGACACCCGTCCGCGGCCGCAGTACGGCGAGTACGCACCGGAGGGCTGGTCCTGGACTCCGCCGGGCGAAGAGTCGGGTGCCACGGGGCCCGCCGCATCAGGCCAGGTTCCGGGCTCCGGGGCTCAGGCTCCGAGTGGATCGCGTTCGGGTCGTGTCGACGGTGTCCCTCACAACCTCGGTGCAGGATCCGCGAAACCGGCACGGGGTTCCCGTAGCGGTCAGGCGTCCGCGAACGACCGTGCCAAGGGCAGCAAGAGTTCGACACCGCAGGGCAAGCCGAGCGGGGCGAACCCGGCACCCGAGCGGGCGACCCCCGAGCAGGCGGCAGCGCACACCCCGCGCAAGTACCGCGACGATGCGGCGACGCCGCCCCAGGCGCCGCCCGCCGCCACGCAGGTCGCAGCTCCACCCCAGGCACGGTCAGCGCAAGGCGCCCGCCCGGCACGCAAGGGCGATCGCATCGTGACGATCATTCTGCTCGTGATCGGTGCCTACGGCGCGTTCAGCATCTCCAGCGGCATGTTCAACCTCGCCCCGCAGCTCATGCTGAACGCCTCGATGCTCGACGTCGAGACGATGACGCTTCCCGACTGGACCGGCACCGCAGGTACCGTCACCGGCCTGTTCGTGCTTCTCGTGTGGGCACTGAATCTGCTGTTCTCGATTCAGCGGATGCGTGCCGGGAAGCTCGCATTCTGGGTGCCGCTCGTCGCGGCCGTCATCGCTCTGGTCCCCGTCTTCATCGTGATGTCGGTAGTGCTGTTCCAGACCCCAGAGGTCATCGAGCAGTTCTCGACGATGCCGACACCCGCTCCGACGAACTGA